TCATGGTGACAATACTTGCTTCTTGCAATGTAGGAGAGGccactttttttcttcttttattttctatatcctttcctaattttatactattactGTTGAAGCTAGTTTCTGGATTACATTCTGATTAGTATATTGAAGCAATTAGTATAGGGGTGCAGATGTATATACATTGTCTGAATTATCTTTGAGAATTTACAAATCAGATTGTGATAAATGAATAACTCAATTTTAATGCAGAACACAGAATCAAAACACATTGgtcatttttaaattatatggatgtcatttttagttaatactagtatttagtTCATTTTAGAAAGGATAACCAGAACGACCTAAATATGATCTccagatttttaaaatttagattttctaaaataaactaCAAAAGAACTAAAAATGATATCCGTGATATCTAAAATGAGAGTTTTGTGTTTTACTATAAGGTATGATTCCATTGAAGAATTCATTTTTcaccaaaaggatttaaactcGCATAAGAAAAGGGTATAGAGTGACACTTGTCCAAAAAATGAGCTGTGATTCGAGAATTCCACCAATTTCTACACTATGATGCATGGATTTTGTTATACTAACTCGTTTGTATAGCGTAACCAAACACACccttaattttcaaaaaattcaaCAAAGTAACATTAGCTCCACTAAATTTTGGCTTAACCTCACAACCAATCTTTATTCACGTTAATGATGCGTGTTTAAACCGTTTAAATTCGTTACTGTCAGCATTTGCTCATCACCAAATTACATACACACAACATTAATATAACATACCCTCAGATATTCATGCTGAGTCATTAAACAAGATGGTGAATGCAAAATTAGTTCCGATTTTGATTCTCTTTGCTCTTTACATCGTTTCTTCCATTGCTGAAGATCGAGACATATATCTAGTTTTACTCGAAGGAGAACCCGTCGCTTTCCATCAAAAAACACATCATAAACAAGCAAAGAAGCCTCACCTTAACAGGTAACTACTTACTAATCGTTCTTGTCGTCATCTAATGATATGCAGTGGAAATAGCAAGCTAGATTCATTAATTGGTACTGAGTGTTAAGCATGTAAACATAACAGTTAGAAAACTTACTCGTTGTGTTATTTGTGAATCCACTGCTAGTATCCACATGTATGTATGTCATCCGATTCAAGAACAATTTTCTTCAATCACATAAAGTAGAAAATCTATGATTGTTCATTCGTATTATTTGTTAGTAGTTATATGTATGTCAATCTGACGAAGGAACAATTTTTGGTACAAAATTCAATAACATAAAGTTAGAAAACGTGAGTATCTAATTGAACAtacatactccatccgtcacCTAAAAATAGAGACTTTAGGGACGGTACATGTTAATTTATtatggaattggtaaagtatgagataaATGTAGAAAAGTAGATGAATTAGTGACATTGGAAGTGAGATCCACATCATTATTAATGTAATGTGTGgtgaaaatattttcataaatagaAAGTGTACTAATTTTGAAAGACATagcaaaatgacaaaaaatgaTACATGACTTTTTTGGGGACGCACAAAAATGACGAAAATGGACTAATCTTTGTCATTTTTAGTgcgaaattgataaagtaggagagagataaaaaaaatcattgaaatattattagtggagaatgagaagATGACCtatatttctttttaattagtCCTACCCAAGATGActtgttactaaaaatagaaactcctttatctctactttatttcatctctcttactttattctcttcacctaacatataaaataaaactgcataaaatctcgtgcagTCCAAGGAAATGATATCTTCCTTGGGATGAAGGGATTACCAAATAATGAATGAAACTAATTTTgttggaatggagggagtatatattaagtGCACCATTAGTTAGGACTCATAAGCTAGTTAATTAAAGCTCAATATCCTAATCTTGCTCACGTTTCAATTTTTACAGTAAAGCATCGAAGGCTCATGCCAAATTCTTGGTGGAGTCCCATGACCAGTTCCTGCAGAGCAAACTGGAAGCAGGAAGCTACAGCAAGCTCTACAGCTACAAACACATCGTCAACGGCTTTGCCCTCCACACGACTCCTTCGCAAGCCGAGAAGTTCAAAGGCACCCATGGAGTGAGGCTGGTGGAGAAGGACAAGGGAGCCAAGCTCATGACAACCTACACCCCAGATTTTCTAGGGTTAGAAGCCGTTTGGAGCCAGCAAGGAGGAGAGAGAAACGCAGGAGATGGGATAGTGATAGGGTTTGTGGATTCAGGCATAAACCCTATCCACCCTAGCTTTGCCTATGATCCATTGAATCCATGGAGCAGCAATGGCACTAGGTTTACTGGATCGTGTGACGGAGGGCCTCTGTTTCCGATGAGTTCTTGCAATGGGAAGATCATTTCTGCGAGGTTTTTCGCGTCGGGGGCTCGGGCTGCTGCCACGCTGAATCCTGCCGTTGATATTATGTCGCCTTATGATGCGGTTGGCCATGGCaggtatgtgtgtgtgtgtgtgatgagGTTGATGGAGGAAGGAAATGATGGTGGGTTGTGTCATTGTGTGCAGTCATGTGGCTTCGACTGCTGCTGGGAATCATGGAGTTCCGGTGGTGGTGGATGGCTTCTTCTATGGTCGGGCCTCTGGAATGGCGCCGCGTGCCAGGTTCGATGAAATTCCATTTCGTAAACGTTTTCTTTGGATGATATGATATATTGATAAAATGTACTATCTCCGTTCATGAAaaatagtcattttttttattttgttcgtccaccaaaattagtttCTATCTATTTATAGTACTCATTTTCGCCTAACAACCATTCGATCACATTTTCTATCGATCTCTTTCTTCTTTTACctattttgcattaaaactcgtgtcgttcaCAACCAAGACTATTTTTGTTGAACGTAGGCATGCAGTATCACTTACCCGAAGATGTCTagcaatattaaaaatattaggtAGATTATGATTTCATTAATAATCAGTGATATAACTTCAATTGATCAAATTATTTCAGAATTGAAGTAGTTATGTACTTCAGTTAATCACtgattataaatttatagtaCTCCTAGGCTAATAGTGTAAGTGCAATTGCTGCTGCTTATTTATTGTGTCCAACACAACAGGATAGCCATGTATAAGGCCATTTATCCTACAGTGGGAACATTAGCAGATGTACTTGCTGCTATTGATCAGGTGACAATACTGTTTTTTTATATCATCTACAACTACATTTTCCTCCAAAAATTGaacctttttttttctgaaatagTCCAAGTTTAAATGAGATGCAGGCATTGTTGGATGGAGTAGATGTCCTATCACTCTCAATCGGACCCGACGGGCCACCAGATGACAGAGTCACGTTCCTAAGCGCATTCGACATATTCATGCTATCAGCACGTAAGGCCGGGGTTTTTGTGGCTCAGGCTGTCGGCAACCAAGGCCCTACTCCTTACTCCGTCGTCTCCTACAGCCCTTGGTCCTTTGGCGTGGCTGCCTCCAACACAGACAGAAGTTACCCCGGCACTCTCATCCTTGGAAACGGTCAAAAAATCAGTGGCATTGGACTGTCAGGTAAATGCACATGTTAGACACAGGAAGGAATCAGAATCATTCCGGGGCAGTTTGATAGGgaagataaataaacaaaacatgataAGAAAACACATTTTAGATAATTTTTTTGTGTCATATAACTCCAAAGTATGCTATGTGATCAGGTGCTAGCATTGGATATGACTTGCTTCAGTATAGGCTGGTGCTGGCTAAAGATGCTGTCAGGGCTAACGGCGCATTTCCTATGACTCCACGGTATACGGAAGAGTGCCAATCACTAGAGGCGTTGGATCCTATTGTGGTGTTAGGGAGTGTGGTTATCTGCACATTTTCATCTGGTTTCTACAACGGAACGTCTAACCTGACAGCCGTTATAGCAACTGCAAGGGCTCTCGGGTTCATGGGATTCGTGCTGGTTGCTAACCCGAGCTATGGTGACTTCATAGCAGAGCCTATCCCCTTCTCTGTTCCTGGGATCATGATCCCTAAAGCTAGTGATGCACAGGTATGTATAGTGTATACTAACATAAAAACACGAATCGAAATGATGTTTTGTTGTGTGTCGTAGATCATATCccaatactacgaacaacagaCGACCAGAGATGGACAAGGGAAGGCAATAAGATACAATGGCAGGGCAAGTATAAGTGAGGGTAGAAATGCCTCTTACACGGAGAGAGCGCCCGTTGTCAGCCGTTTCTCTTCCAGGGGACCAGATTACACTGACCAAAAGAGGAGTCCGGCTGATGTGCTTAAACCCGATATTTTAGCCCCGGGCCACCAAATTTGGGCTGCCTGGAGCCCCATGAGTATAATGAACCCAATCCTATCCGGTAGTTACATCGTCATAACTGCTGTGTTATTTTTATCAGATTTTTTTTCTCAAGATTAATAATGGTTCCCTATCGACATGAACCCCTGACCTATAGGTTAAAGGGGAAGCTGTCTTACCAACTGAGCTGCGCTTCATCGTCTTCTTTTTATCAGATTTGTCAGCAATTTTGAAGCGCGTTTGAATTCGTCTCAGGTGACAATTTCGCGCTGATATCTGGAACGAGCATGGCGACGCCTCACATAGCAGGCATAGCAGCACTCATCAAGCAAAACCACCCTTCGTGGACTCCATCGATGATCGCCTCAGCCATGTCCACCACGGCTACCAAGCATGACAACCGCGGTGATCCCATAATGGCGGAAGGCTTTGCTGCCAACACGGTGTACCCTGCTGCACCGTTTGGGTTTGGGTCCGGCCTTGTTGAACCTGCTCGCGCCATGGACCCTGGACTTGTGTTTGCTGCCGGTATCTTTCTAAACCGCGCCATTGTGTCTTAGCTTCAACATTCTGACTATATATCTTGAAACAGGATATGAAGACTACCTCACTTTTCTGTGCTCTCTTCCGGATACTGATCCGGAGAAAGTCAGAATTGCGACTGGAGGGACGTGCCCCGGCTCTTTCAGCAACCCGTCCGACCTGAACCAGCCTTCGTTGACTATAACCGCGCTTTCTGGGGCGCGAGTAACGCGCAGGATAGTGAAGAATGTGGCGAGCAAGCCGGAAACGTACGTGTGCGCGGTGGTGCCACCAAAGGGAGTGACAGTGAGTGTGGATCCACCGTGGTTCAACGTAGCTCCTGAGGCAACACAAGTGTTGGAAATCAGACTTGCCGTGACGCAGTCTCTCGATGATTTCGCCTTTGGCGAAATTGTTATGACGGGAAGCCTGAATCACATTGTACGGATGCCATTGTCGATCTTGCCCGTTTCGGTCTAAGACAGTTAGACCGAAACGAGCTTAAATCGTTGTATGGAGGTAAACAGTGGCAAAAATCACAACTGAAATATGGAATTATAGGGAGAGATGTTATACATGGAATGTGCAGCATCAACAATTACAATTGTTTCTTAGAATAAAAAGAATACGAacactttgatttttatgaattttataaaatgaaaaattaaacattcaaggTGGAGTATAACATACTGTTGGCATTGCTTCTGCAACTTATCACAGAAAAGATTAAAGTTCAACATTTTTATAATAAGTCTTCAAATTTAGGAATGTGAAATATATGAGATTACAAAATGCATTTCAAATTAATTCTGTCACCCGCATTAGAAGTTTAGAACACCTAAAATGgtttttttttaagttgaaTTTATTTAGCAACTTGGACTTGGTTTTAGTAAAGCCCAACATTATCAATAAGTGAGCCCTGCAATCACCCACTTTCCCcataaattgaaatattatagCGTCCATCAATATGAAGAAATGCATAAAATTAGGAGTAAATCTTTTCTATACACGATTAATAATAAATGGATGACATTAATCATTCATTATATTCTACCTCATATTTATACCATATCTTGCTAAACGAAGTATTAAATTTCAAATCGCATTTTTATGAAACATCATCAAACCAAATGAAAACTTATATACTACTGGTACTCAAACGTAGTTAATATTTAATTGCTGAAAGTGGTTTCGAACCATATACAACTAATTTAACTTagttaaatcaaataaatataataaatggCGATAACATTATTCTGAGTTATGAGTTATGAGTTATGACCATACATTTTAGTTCATCACTATTTGTCTTTTATTATAagtatgaaaatataatttattttatttaaagaaCGTTCAATGCCAAATTAAACTGATTAGACACGCACGGCCCATCCTGTTCCTTTTCTTGACGTAATACTTAATAGTCTGAAAATGAGAAAAGTTCAATTCAAAATGATTCCTTTGATTTTTATCCCATTCTTATTAAATTTAATCAATAGTTTTACGATAGCTTTTTTTCTAGTCAtgtattctttttttattttagtatgtGAAATATCTAATGATAAAATCTCATATCATAATTATAGTGTCTTATCCCCAAGTAAACACCCGATCGAATGGTCCCCCAAAAAATATCTTAGTCAAGTTGAAATTTATTATCCGATAGTTGCCTGTTGAATTGTACTcccccgttccatagtaatagagtcattttgatAGAGtcatttttgtaattttggtacgttccatagtaatagagtcatttctttttttagtaaaagtcaacacatttttccacaactactttactctctcttaattttctctctcttcatctctctacctttttcattttccactttattcttcctttacttaactcacctaacacaatttttcttaatctccgtgccgaaaagaaacgcccctattactatggaacagagtGAGTAGTAATTTTTAGTGCTCTACGTCTTATAttgttaatttaaaatataaatggaATAAGGGGTAAAATGAGTCCGAAAGCTCCGGTTGATTTTAAAAGTAAGATAAACTTAAACAAAAGGAAAACATCTTAAATGAGTGAATATAAAAATAAcattgttatttaatttttcgTACTTTTGTATGTGGACACAATTTTAACATATTTGTTTACTTACTTTTCTTCTTGTATTTTGCGTATATTTATGATTTATCTATAGTATGAACATAAGGACAACGAAGATATGCGAGAAGCATTGTGTgtcatatttatataataagCTATAGTAATCACACATGTTGGTAATAATAAAGTCTAACTACAAAGATATCTAGGCTAAATTAGTCAATTCGTATATGCCAatagttttatatttttatccaTGAagattttgtgtgttgatttttCTTTAGTTGAAAAATTGTATTCCCTGGAAAGTCGAAAGAAGTATACTTCATACTACTTCATAGATGAACAGCCAAAAATAGGCATTAATTAATGGGAATAAAGAAGTGGCATTTACATAAACTTTAGAATATAGATAGAATTTAGTTTTCCACTTCAAGGGATGAATATCTTGAATGCCAAACCCAAATATGTACTTTCACCCAAGATATCCTCTCTGTCACAAATGATTGGAAATTATTAATTATCTAATGTAAAGTATGACAAACTCAAGTTCATAAATCCCCATTTGATTTCAATGTAAAAAAAACACTCTCCCAATTTGATCGTGACCACAGTTGATGCCGATAAAGTGTattcaacaaaataaatatttagatgTTCATCTAAAAAGAAGTTAATCACACAAATTCTAATTAGAAATCAATTTGAGGAAAGGAAATTCGCACAAAATGTATGTGACATGATAAACGATGATCCTTCTATTGGTCCTTATTCAGTGTGAGTGTGCATTGGataaaaaggcaaaaaaaattacaattgcAACCGCTCCATGAATTTGatctaataatattttataaactGTTAAAAACTTAGAATCATGATCATGCAAGCTATTTCATAATAATGCTAATAATTCATTtgactataaaaaaaattcgtgAGATTTCGTATGCGCGCATAAATttctatattttataatatgcTAATAATTCATTtgactataaaaaaaattcgtgAGATTTCGTATGCATGCATAAAATTTTATACTTATGATATATTAATCATTCACAATTTAATTTACTAGTACAAAAAAATTGGGACGTTCCGTAAGTGTGTACAAATCATGATGGAGGATTCGGAATATTTTAAGAAAAAACTGTAAAACAATTCCAATGAAAAATAAAGCCGAGGAGAAATTTGAAAGTGTATTGGTCCATAATTTCTCTGTCAAAAATCATGCAaccatatatttttttgttcaaattataaaatggaATACCATTAATGACACAATTCTAATCGTAATCTGTCTTGCATATTCTTAGAGCATctacaatagcgcctagcgcaccgcctagccgagatccggcgctaggcggtgcgctaggcgatctattgcagccgcctagcggatttcgcgaaaaaaaaccgcctagcgctcggcggttccgcggcgctaggcggttcgctaggcgatccgctaggcgctattgcagcgtccggatcgcctagtgCACCGCCTAGTgcgaatttttatttatttattttttttccgaaacactatatatacgcgacttgcctgtcattttcattcgcaccacttgtattaacgagtactctcactatctaaatttctgtacaagatcaataacggtaaatggatctcaacaacgagcctacttcagggaatagcggatctcaaactcccccgatccccgtgggaggtggatggagtcagatgcacccatactacagcatgtacccgtggcagcagatgatgcccgggataccagcgggggggagtccgccgggggcgtttccggcgatgtcggggtgcgcacccagtgtccagatgccggggtgggcacccgggatgcagatgatgcccgggggggtaccggcgaagCAGGGGACGCCgtgggacgtctatcgccccagttttgatttttcgactggttcgtcgcacacatcgacgccaacggaggctgcgcctccggcccagtttgacactttctccttcgatgacttggggatagatctttccggtgttccggatgctcccgttcaaacggggggcgcagggcggggtcggggcgccccaaagaagaaaggcaaggggaaaagggtcggcgagtcctcgcagccgggtgaggacgacaacgGAGGGAAGAGGGAAGCCGCCGagagtagaggcggcggcgacggaagcggaggcgatggtggcgacagcgacggaggagacggcgacggcgacgaggagtgaattattgtactttttttattattgtaatttttttttagtattgtactttttttaaattattgtactttttaaaattttaatagtattattaatgtttcccgtatatgtctcgtaaattaaatttcgtatattgtgtgattgttaattatttcattttgtatatatttgctaatagtgatgtggatattatgtggctaggctatggctgggctatttgcttgttttgatgatgtggcaggaggatttttagtgctgatgatgtggcagtggctaggctatggctaggctattgctggactattcctattgtggatggccttatagtacatttttatatttctttacTAGACTTTGCATGTTTGTTACTTTTCCTgtttcattttgattttttatttgggAATTGAATTATTGATCCAATTAATATCTTTAGGAAATAAATGCCTACGGCAAAAAGCTTTGGCTTGCTAGGAACTTATAGATTTTCAGTTTAATTTGTTTCTAACATTTACggttaaatttaatttttattctattttagcATTGTTTACTACCACAAAACATTGATAACTGGTACTAGTAATTTGATTGTAGCTCATTTGGCCCCTTCAATATAATAATCTTCAATATAATAGGAATCATTTTTTTTCGTGGGTACAACCACTGAATCCATGGAATAGTTGCTGACCTATCAAATATTACCAACCTATCAAATTATCAATTTTCAaggatataaatatataatagtcccttcattttcattaaagtaATTTCATATTTCATACTATAACATGACATTGtgatatattataattataatttaaaaatgatgACATTTTACTCATCAACACATGAACTACCCCAAAAAATCTACATCTAATTTCTTAGTTCAACTAATACATTGAATGATATCCAGCGCGTGGCAGAGACGAATATCTCCAAGTTACCTGTTTACCACGTTATCAATGCAAATCGCGCCAAATATATTCACTAACCCCGCCACCCGCTGcgagactttcggccttaatccaTAAGCCCGGTCAAGCAGGATTAGTCAGATTCCGCCAAAAGGCGGATTCGGAACACCTATggttaaactaaaaaaaaatagaaaatgcatGTGCAATATACAGCcgatttttactttttttaacttGTTTTAAGTAACGATTTATAGAGAAACAACGCAAAACGTAACCATCAACCAGCAACGCAAAACAACAATCGATTGATAGAGAAACGTCGCACTAGCCAACAAATCCCACTCCAAATCTGAAGCATCTCATTGTCGCTGACACTATTCGTTTTTGTGCGGTTTCGACACGCACTCCACGCACATTATATACACCTTTCACACTCTCTCTCTGCAATTCTGTATCGTGTATGTATAGGTGGTTATCTTGTTGTTAACTGAAATATCTTCACGGAGGAGTTTGTGAGGAATGTCGTTTGCCTTTTGTTCCACTCCGAAGCAATTTA
This DNA window, taken from Salvia splendens isolate huo1 chromosome 18, SspV2, whole genome shotgun sequence, encodes the following:
- the LOC121777919 gene encoding subtilisin-like protease SBT2.4; its protein translation is MVNAKLVPILILFALYIVSSIAEDRDIYLVLLEGEPVAFHQKTHHKQAKKPHLNSKASKAHAKFLVESHDQFLQSKLEAGSYSKLYSYKHIVNGFALHTTPSQAEKFKGTHGVRLVEKDKGAKLMTTYTPDFLGLEAVWSQQGGERNAGDGIVIGFVDSGINPIHPSFAYDPLNPWSSNGTRFTGSCDGGPLFPMSSCNGKIISARFFASGARAAATLNPAVDIMSPYDAVGHGSHVASTAAGNHGVPVVVDGFFYGRASGMAPRARIAMYKAIYPTVGTLADVLAAIDQALLDGVDVLSLSIGPDGPPDDRVTFLSAFDIFMLSARKAGVFVAQAVGNQGPTPYSVVSYSPWSFGVAASNTDRSYPGTLILGNGQKISGIGLSGASIGYDLLQYRLVLAKDAVRANGAFPMTPRYTEECQSLEALDPIVVLGSVVICTFSSGFYNGTSNLTAVIATARALGFMGFVLVANPSYGDFIAEPIPFSVPGIMIPKASDAQIISQYYEQQTTRDGQGKAIRYNGRASISEGRNASYTERAPVVSRFSSRGPDYTDQKRSPADVLKPDILAPGHQIWAAWSPMSIMNPILSGDNFALISGTSMATPHIAGIAALIKQNHPSWTPSMIASAMSTTATKHDNRGDPIMAEGFAANTVYPAAPFGFGSGLVEPARAMDPGLVFAAGYEDYLTFLCSLPDTDPEKVRIATGGTCPGSFSNPSDLNQPSLTITALSGARVTRRIVKNVASKPETYVCAVVPPKGVTVSVDPPWFNVAPEATQVLEIRLAVTQSLDDFAFGEIVMTGSLNHIVRMPLSILPVSV